Below is a window of Malus domestica chromosome 13, GDT2T_hap1 DNA.
TGAGATACTAATAATTCTCTCAACAAAATCTCTAACAAGGTAGTTGAAAAGCATTATGAAGATAAACTGCAGTAACACGAGGAGGACTAAAATCCCACAAAAAACTACTCGAATAGTCAACTTAATAACTAACTAAGCAATCTGTCACATGCACTACTACAAAAGTACCCATTAGTGTCGATTTAAAAACCGACAAGAAAAGTTTAATACCGTCGGAAATTAAGCAAAATCCGACGGAAAATGTATGCAGTgacggatataataagcgacagcATTGCCTGCGTCAGGAAATGAAAAATCCGACAGCAAATACtgtaaaaccgacagaaattgtgtcggatataaccgccagagaatatattaataaagAATAAATTAGAGCATTTTCTGTCGGCTAAAACCGACATAAgttatgtcggatataaccgacagaaaatttatgaataagaataaataaaagcattATTGTCGGAtaaatccgacagaaaatataataataataaaaaaatataaacaactttctgaattatttctttcccTTTCAAGTTGAGCCAGAGAGGGGATAGAGACagttccttccttccttcccgcACAACGTGATTATCAACTTACCATTTCCCCTTCCAATTCATTTCCACATTCTGTAAATATCCACCCACGCACACACAGAAAGGATGATACAACAGGGACATCAACTTTGAGCTCGGAGCCCTCATCCGCCTAAACAAACACCAAATTCAGAATCTTCCCACTCTCCTAGTCCCTGTAATCTACACAATCAAACACCCCAAAATTCAAATCACTCATAAAttttcaatctctctctatatatatatattataaatggacgaagaaaatgagaaattgCCTTCATGGGTATGACATTTCCGGATTCGAGCAAATCCGACGACCCAAACCCGGCTCGGATCTGGAGGGGGAACTGAGTGGAGCAAAAAAATGGGAGTTCTACCAACTTGAGAAAGCCCTAATCGTACCTGATAATTGGAAAATTGGCACGAAATTAGTAAGGAGGAGGCGAAGATCTGAAGGATTTGGCGAAATGGAAACCCTAAAAAATCGTAAAGGAGAGCGCAATCGAACCAGAGCTCGGCCTTGCGCTGTCATCTTCGCTCTCATCCTTTATGAAGTCGAAGAAGCGCGGAGCTGAGAACTCGTACGTATCATCGACGATCATCTCCGTCGCCGTCGGAGCCAGCGCGTTGGGATCTTGGTCGgtcatttccttgtttttttttttaccttgttTTTCTGATCTGGAACCTTCATGCTTCTCGGATCTATGACATGCAGTGGTTATCTTCACCATATCTCTCGGATGTTTCACGGATCCGAATCTCCtgcacaaaagaaaagaaaatgggagaACCTTTACCTCTGAGAGAATGGAATCAGAAATCGCCAGTGCAAACCTCAGCTTTGAGGAAATCGCCATGCCAGGGGTGAGAAATGAGGATGATGATAGAGGAGGTCTGGGGCAATGCTAAATGGCGCTAGGCTTGGATTTGGATTTTCATTAGAGGAGGTCTGAGTGTGTGTTTTTGGGGATTTCAGAGGAGGAATTGGAAAAATCTGGAAGAATAATGAAGAAGTGAATAGAGAATAATGAATAAACGAAAGAGAGAGCGTCTGAGTGGGGGCAAAAAAACCGACAAAAATGGGGGCAAAAATCCCCAAAAATTCTCTCCCAAAATTTTAAGTTCCctctcccaaaattttaaattcccccctccaaaatactgtcggttataaccgccagaACACTAAAATGATAAACGTcagaaagtaaaataataaaataattaatttctgtcggttataaccgccaccatttacttaaaaaccgccagaatatgtaaaaaaatatttaataaaagaattcaaaaatactgtcggttataaccgacagtattttTTTATATCCGCCACTAAATATCCGCCAGTAttttatgtcggatataaccgacagtatttttctaatatctgccactaattaaataatgtgtcggatataatttaTCCGACAGGATTTTCTAATATCCGTCACCATCTTCCgtcacctaaagctaatattgtagtagtgatgCATAATTACCTTCATACTATATATGGCACACCCACACCCGCTGCCCCGCATGCAATCACATGAAATTGTGCCACGAACACGAATAGGTGAATGCACCTCATTAGATGGAGTTGAACGAAAATGAACAACGAAATAGAAATCACGCTCATTCCATAAAAATGCCAACCGTTATCCCAAGTAAAGGAGACAACATGAATAACGGCATGAAACTCAGCCTCTAAAGATGACATCAACCATAGGGATCCCGCAAAACCACCAAGTGCCAATTCATTATGATCTCGAAAAATAACACCAAAACAAGCCAAGTCTTGAGAGCTCCTAACAGCACCATTCGTGCTTACTTTAAACcataaagaagaaaggaaacacAATAACATCTCAAGAACACAAGGAGTCCTTGCAGGACGGCCGTGAGCACCAATGGCCCTAAGAATACAAAACCTCAGGTAAGAATACATACTCTTTGTTAACTATATTGAAATATTTGATAATCGAAGAGAAAATCAGAagaaagacaaagaagatgaaCAAAGAGAGTTTAAAGAGAGAAATATGAGACTTGTATTAACTAAAGAAAGATGTTATACAACTTTGTTTTTATACTAGAAAGCCTAAcaactttaaccaaatactaatTACAAACTTGCTAACTGTATTTCTAACTGTATTGCTGACTTGTGCCCTTAATTAACTACTTCAACTATAAGCTCTTCTCAAAACTACATAAGTTTGATTGAAAAACTTTTATTCATAGTGTTGTTCCTATTAAGCTCTCCAAGTAATGTTCCAGAAGTTAACCTTCTTTCCTGTTTGTTATTTTGTCATCAATAGATGAGCCAATTTGATTGACGAGGGGTAAAAAtattggggtgtgatatccacacaccccattctacttctcacatacctttttaatttttggtcatCAGATCGGacgaattgaagaatatcaactaACAAAGATTATCAAGTGGTGTGTGATAAGTAAAATGTCCACACACCCCAAAATATTAAGTGATTACAATTAAACAGAGGACAAacaccatgaaattcaaagctatCTAAAGAGACAAAGTCGCCATAGGAAGGATGAAAACCATGGATTTAGGTGGCATAATAAGGATATAGATAACATAGAATATCCCCATGTCGCCAAGTTTGACAAAGCGTCGGTTCCTCGCAAGCTCGCGAAGTATTCGCAgactctagttttttttttttttggttattgTTAAAAATGTACTTCTAAAACGTATAAATTGGTAGCAATGCCCTCCCACTTCTTCAACCATCTCTATCAATTGCCAGGAATCAATTAACAATGGCTTCCTCCTCATTTCACTGCCTTCTCTTTTGCTCATTACTCTTCCACTTGATCTTCGTCCCGTCACTAGCCAAATCGGCATCTTTCAGACCAAAAGCCCTTGTCCTTCCAGTAACAAAAGACTCCTCCACCCTCCAATACCTCACCACTTTGAGCCAAAGAACCCCTCTTGTCCCCATAAAACTCACAGTACATCTTGGAGGTCCGTTCCTTTGGGTTGAATGTGAAGATTATATCTCATCCACCTACAAGCCCGCCCGTTGCAACTCCGCGCAATGCTCACTTGCAAACTCCAAGTCTTGTACTACAGAATGCTACTCTCCCCCATCGCCAGGCTGCAACAACAACACATGTGGTCTCTTACCGGACAACCCCATCAACCGCACCGCCGGGGGCGGTGACCTTGGTCAAGACATGGTGTCCATCCAATCCACAGATGGGTCCAATCCTGGTAGGCTGGTCTCTGTCCCCAACCTACTCTTCACTTGTGGTTCTGCATttttgttggaaggtctagccAGTGGTGTCAAGGGCATGGCTGGCCTCGGCCGGGCTAAAATTGGGCTTCCTTCCCAATTCGCTTCCGCTTTTAGCTTCCGTCGAAAATTCGCAATTTGTTTGAGCTCTTCAACGAGTTCTAAAGGTGTTGTGATCTTCGGGGATGGGCCTTATAATCTGCTTCCCAATATTGACGTGTCCAAGTCACTTATTTTCACCCCACTGATCCTCAACCCTGTCAGCACAGCAGGTGCTTATTTCACAGGCGAGCCTTCTTCAGACTACTTCATCAAGGTGAAGTCAATTAAGATCAACGAAAAGGTTGTTAAATTGAATACTTCACTGCTGGCTATTGACAATGAAGGGTATGGTGGCACGAAGCTCAGCACCGTGAATCCTTACACGGTTTTGGAGAAATCAATCTACAATGCCGTGGTCAATGCATTTGTGAAAGAGGTTGCAAACATCCCAAGAGTGAAAGCAGTAGCGCCTTTCGGAGCATGCTTCAATTCGAAGAACATTGGTAGTACGAGGGTTGGGCCTGCTGTGCCTCAAATTGATCTTGTGTTGCAAAGCGAGAGTGTGTACTGGAGGATATTTGGAGCAAATTCAATGGTGCAGGTAAGCGATGATGTGTTGTGTTTAGGGTTTGTGGATGGAGGTGAAAGGCCAAGGACTTCTATTGTGATTGGTGGGCACCAACTGGAGGATAATTTGGTGCAGATTGATTTGGCTGCTTCTAAGCTTGGGTTTAGTTCCTCGCTCTTGTTCAGACAGACAACTTGTGCAAACTTCAACTTCACTTCTAATGCTTAAGAAGTTAGAGGACCTTATGATTCAACtgttatttgtaatttttttcattttggtaATTACATTATGAATAATGGTCAGGATGATTGCGATTTATGCAACGCTTAAACTTTGTTAATCTTTTTTCTAAATACCTCAGCTTTTATTAGTTGTATACAATGTTGGAGAATAAGATTTCCAAATGTACAGATATCATACACACGATGGACTTATTAGTCGCATATCCTTTCCATTCCAAATTGGATACGGATACAGTAAGGTAAGAGAGATATCCTCCTCTAAACTCGAATTGGTTGgtttagattaaaaaaaaatgaaggtttGAAgtgttaattaaaaaataaaatcaaagtcaAAGAGACGCGGCAATAAGTAAATTTTTATCGAGTCCCCATTCTATTCCTAACAATTTTCTAGTGTGCCTCCTCACCAGCCCAAAGGCCATCAGTTAAAAATCAATATGAGAGGTCACAAACTATTTAGATTAGAGAAATGTTAAATAGAATCTCTACAAACTATGTTCTTCGTAGGCTCTTCGTCACATTATATTTTTAGCATAATTCGtttgccaacattataaaatattatatcaAAAACATGATGTAACAGAGAGCGAGTCACACTTTTGCGGAgtcaataatgtgattcaaatttacttttgataaaaatcgaacataaaacctttcacttacaagtgaagagaaataccactataTGTAATGCTAAATAACATTTAacctacaaatttaatttaaaattttaatctctcTACTATTATCCACAATTTCCTAGTCCCCAGGTCTATTATTTTCCATCTTCTAACGATTAGCTTCCTCGCCCACAGTTCCAAACGCCATAAAAAGTCAATACAAAATGGTACACacaaaaaatgttaaaataCTGGAGGGGGTAGAAGTCAATACAAGAAAAAGACAGACtgtaattaacaaaataaattggAGATAATGGGATGAGTAATCATATAATGGGATatcataattaaatatattcagATTCGTTTCCCTATAAACTATTCGATCCTACAAAGCACAATTGAACGAAGGTAATTTTCTAAATTCACTCCTCACATAAGGATTTCTGTTTAAGTGGTTATGGAGTGGGTTATCTCTCTTATTTCTCTCATATGTTAATTCAAGAAGGCCACAACTTGTAAATAGACTAAAAATACACTTTAAAACAAGAATGATTACAACAATTCTagaccaaataaaataattctTAAAAAATCTCAATGAATAAATACAATAGCATTTCATGATAAGcactattttcttttctgacaAATGAGataataatttatattatattcattcaaaataaattGATGATAATTCAAACTTAATTGCATAAAAGTAAAGGTAATTTAGGTAAAGGTCAATAAAAACTTTACGATTAAGTCATATATCAATGACGTATTTTTGTTTTGGACTTAatcaatgatatattttttattaattaggcaTAGATCAATGATAAATTCCACATTACATAGGCTTTAAGTCATTATAAATAGTTAGAATTTGATTATTTTATCattcactctctctttctctctctataaatgTTACATGGGCTAAAGCTATTATAAATATGGATTtagatcatctccggatcaaTTTGTGGAGATCATCCTGGGCGATGGATCTCATCCATTGATACAAATCCAACGGCCAAAATTTCTTATCCTTCCTCTTTTCTCCTTAACtattctctttctccctcactTCGAAGCTCTCAACCTCAAACCACCAACTCCTCAAATTCCAAATTAAATTCTACCCCACCTCAAAATCAGCCCCAACACTACCACAACCCACCTAACCCACAACCACCAATTGCAAGTCACTCACCTTACCcagccccaccaccaccacatctcTCAGTTGCAAGTCCCTTGACCTTAAAATCTCAGCTGATATTAATGAAACAACAAAGAGAGGGTCATGCAAATCAATGTCTTTTGGTTGCAAAGATCATTTTCATAATTATGGAAGCATTAGAGTGAGAGAAATCTctaagatgatgaagaagaaagtgatgacaaataaaaactaaaatagtAAAGGATAGTGAATAAATAAATCAGACTTAGAGCACATATGActtgcaattgaatttggggTTTGTTAACAACGGTGGGGTGTGGGGGTGCGAGGGAGAAATAAGAGTTGAGGGGGAAGAGAAGCGGGGGAAGAGGATTCGACCGTTTGATTTCTATTACTATATAACTGATCTTGAGATGATCTGAATCCAATAAATAGTTTGAATATGTATATTCTATCACTCTCTCGCGCCTTATGTTTACATGAAGGAGTCAactcaagtaaaaaaaaaaaaaaacaaaagggaacCAGGAGGAAATGGACACTGCATTGCAGTGTCCGAATCCAATTGTTAAAAAACAGAACCAGAAAATAGACACTGTATTGCAGCGTCTGAATCCAATTGTTAAAAAACAGAACCAAAAAACGGACACTGCATTACAATGTCTAAATCTAAATGTAAAAAATAGAGCTAGGAAACGGACGTTGCATTACAGTGTGTGAATCTAAATGTAAAATCAGGAGTCGTGTGAGTGTGAAGTGTAGGAGACGTGTGAGTGATGGAAAAAATAGAACCAAGAAACAGACGGTGCAACGTAGCATTTGAATCCAAAAGTGAAAAACAGAA
It encodes the following:
- the LOC103453073 gene encoding probable aspartic proteinase GIP2; this translates as MASSSFHCLLFCSLLFHLIFVPSLAKSASFRPKALVLPVTKDSSTLQYLTTLSQRTPLVPIKLTVHLGGPFLWVECEDYISSTYKPARCNSAQCSLANSKSCTTECYSPPSPGCNNNTCGLLPDNPINRTAGGGDLGQDMVSIQSTDGSNPGRLVSVPNLLFTCGSAFLLEGLASGVKGMAGLGRAKIGLPSQFASAFSFRRKFAICLSSSTSSKGVVIFGDGPYNLLPNIDVSKSLIFTPLILNPVSTAGAYFTGEPSSDYFIKVKSIKINEKVVKLNTSLLAIDNEGYGGTKLSTVNPYTVLEKSIYNAVVNAFVKEVANIPRVKAVAPFGACFNSKNIGSTRVGPAVPQIDLVLQSESVYWRIFGANSMVQVSDDVLCLGFVDGGERPRTSIVIGGHQLEDNLVQIDLAASKLGFSSSLLFRQTTCANFNFTSNA